GGCATGCATGTCGCGAATGCATGTTTCGAACAAGGTGACGATACCCTTGATTGTGATGATTCGATTTTTCCCGACGGTGTATGATGAATCCCGTGCGATTGGCAATGCCATGAGAATGCGCGGAATTCGCTTGTTAAGTTTGCGAACTTTAAAAAGTCCAGTGGCGTTTCTTGAATATCGGCTGGTTCCGCTTTTGGTTTCTGTTACGAAAATTGGTGATGAACTTTCGATTGCGGCGGTGACGCGTGGACTCTCGGCAGAAACAAAACGCACCTGCATTGCAACGATTGGATTCCGCTGGGTGGATTTTGTTGTAATTGCGTATTGTGTTGCTGTTGTTTTGTTTTATGTCATTCCCGGTTTAACCGGGAATCTCCCTTCCGTATAGCATTGAAAAGGAGATGCCCGCTCGGAGGCGGGCATGACAAGGTGGAAAAATGAACATTTCTCTAAAAAAAATTTCCTTCTCTTACTCTGATTCCCTTGACGATGCGATTCTCAAGAATTTGAATCTGGAAATTCGTTCGGGCGAATGCGTTGTGCTGGCGGGTGAATCGGGATGCGGAAAGACGACGATTTCAAAACTCATTAACGGTTTGATTCCGCATTACCATTCGGGAACGATGGATGGCGATGTGTTGCTCGGTGGCAAGAATACCTCCGATATGACGCTAGCCGATATTTCACGAGTTGTGGGTTCCGTTTTTCAGAATCCGCGTTCGCAGTTTTTCAACATTGATACGGATTGCGAACTTGCTTTTGGCTGCGAAAATTTGGGAATGGATCCCGAAGAAATCAAACAGCGCGTGGAGAATGTTGTTCAGGAATTTCATTTAGAGCATTTGCTTGGCCGTAGCATCTTTAACCTTTCGGGTGGCGAAAAACAGAAAATCGCGTGTGCGTCTGTTTCGGCGACAGGACCTGAAATTTTTGTGCTGGATGAACCTTCTGCAAATCTGGATCTCAAGACGATTGCGGATTTGAAGGAAATTGTTTCGCGATGGAAAAAGGCGGGGAAGACGGTCGTTATCGTGGAGCATCGCCTTTACTATTTGCGTGATGTCGCCGACAGAATTTGTTATGTGAAGGATGGGCAAATTGCGTACGAATGGACTCCCGCAGAACTTGAAGCCAAAGGCCCGGAATATGCGGCAAGCCTCGGACTGCGCTGCATGAATTTGGAAATGTTGAATTCAGTCTGTCATCCTGGAGCCGAAGGCGATAGGGACCATTATTTCTCGTGTTCACAATTGCGACGGGATTACCAGCCTTGTGACGTCATTGCGAGCGAAGCGAAGCAATCCATAGCGAAATCCATTGTCTTTACGAACCTGACATTTGCGTATCACAAAAAGCATCCAATTCTCGATATTGACCGTCTTGAACTCCCATGTGGACAAATTACGGCACTGGTTGGCCATAATGGTGCGGGCAAATCGACGCTTGCCCAAGTGCTGTGCGGCTTGCAGGGCTCTTGGCGTCAAAAACGAGCAGCTTGCAAGCGTGGCACATACTTGATTATGCAAGATGTGAACCATCAGCTTTTCACCGAAAGTGTCTTGGACGAAGTCTTGCTCGGCATGAAACCGCAAGACGAGAACTTGGCGCTTGAAATTCTTGAAGGCCTCAATCTCAAGCAATATGCGGACAATCATCCGATGGCTCTTTCGGGCGGGCAAAAACAGCGTGTCGCTATCGGCAGCGGAATTTCGAGCGGGTGCGATGTCGTTGTCTTTGATGAACCCACAAGCGGTCTTGACTATCGGCAAATGCTTGCTGTTTCTGCAACGCTTAAAAAGCTTGCCACCAGCGGAAAAACGCTACTCGTGATTACGCACGACCCCGAATTTATATTGAACAGTTGCCAATCCGTGATTCGCATGGAACGCGGGAAAATCGTGGAACAGTATCCGCTGTTAGGGAATGAAGAACGACTTATCAAGACGATGGTTGAAAGTTTTGGGACTTTTTTACAATAATCCTTATTTAGTTGTGTATTTGCAGTTTTTGTTGGAATGTAAAAAAACAATAATATGCAAAGAACCTATATTTTTATGAGATGTTGAATTAGGGTATTGCTTTTATTCCTATGAATAAAAATCTGTTAAGGAAATGCATGCTAAGGATTTGTTTGATACTCTAAATTCGTCTAAAAAATCGTAAAAAAGGAGATTTTGGGATATGGCGAAGAGTGCATTTTTTTTAGTACTGCTATTTTTTGCGATTTGTCATGCGGAAAATCTTATTTGTAATAATACAGAAGAATATAATATAACTGAAACAGGGTGTTATTCTTTTGGTGATGAATTTGTTTTTGTAAGCGATGGTAAACCGAAATACGAGAAAGATGGGAATGAATCAGAAACAGGTTTGACTTGTTTTGACAGGTTTAGCTTTTCTGCAAATAGGAAAACAAAAAAATTTTCGAAAAATGGATTTCACTATGATGTCTGGATGCTTGACCAATATTGCTGTAAATATCAAATATTCCGAACAAACGAATCTCGCTGGGGAAATGAAAATGATGGCTATGTCGATTTTTCTATTTATGGAGATTTTGGTGTGTTTTTTTCAGAGTGTGAATATCAAGAGACCGACCTGATGGATACCATATTTACTGTAACTAAGTTGCAAAAGCCTTTTGATGAAGTCGATATTTTGAATTTAGCTACTAATGTGGGAGAAATGTTTGGCTCTAGAGAAAATGCTATGATGAAAATTGCTGTACTCTATTCTCTTGTAGAAAAAGCAAATGGTAATTATCCATTTAAAATATATCGACAAAATGGAACTCTTAAATACATTGGTAGTGTAAATCTTGGCTTTTGTATGAGTAAAAATGGAAAAAGGGCTTTGGATTTTACAAAAGGACCTTTAAATTGTAAATAACAAGGGATGATCGGTTGTAGGAAAAATATTATGAAAGAATTAATGCTTATCTTCATTGCAATAGAAATTTTTATTTGCTCAGTGGGAATTGCTTTTTTTAGTGCTTCTGATAGCGAAAAAAATAATATAAGAAGCTTTTTTTTAAAGAAAGAGAATACTTATATTCCTGATGTTAAAACATTGGTTATTGAAATTGCTATTCCAGAATTTGTTCCTTGTAAAAAAAGGAATATGATGATTATTTTAAAATAAAATATTTTCAAAATGACTCAACACCCTTGTTTTTTGGGAAGGTAATTCTCAAATTTTTTGATAAAGATGGCAAAACTTATTCTCCTTATATTTTTGAGGGGAATTCTATTTCTGTGGCAGAATTGCATAAAATATCATCAGAAGAATTACAGATGAAAATTTTTGAGAATTGTATCAAAAAGGATTCCATTGTTTTGGAAGGTGGAGAATCTAAAAGTGTTGTTGATGCTTTATCTCGGCATTTGATGCTTATAAGAGATCGTTCATATGATGGCCGTATTGTTTTGTCTTTTCGCAGAGATGAAAAACGCAGTGAAAAAGTATTTTTGAAAACTGTAGAATTGGATTCTACTTGTGAATTTGGAAATTCTGTTCAAACTGAGTTGCAGTATTTGGGAGAAGGAATTGTGTATTTTTCTGTAACGACGACAGGTCCCTCGTATGGTATAGAAAATGTTAAAATTGTCGATAAATGGAAAAGTGACTATATTCCTATATTAGATTTGTGTGATGAATGCAAGTTTAAAAAGATTGATTCGAATCGTTGCGAACTCTCTGGAATGATTGAGACAACAAAAGCTCGTGCAGATGCTTTGTTCCGTTTTATGGATCCCAAGATTGAGTTCTTTGCGTATCCACCCAGCGAAAAAATAAAAAAATGGCAAAGTTAGATTTGTGCTTTGAAAATAAAGATGTTCTTAATGGACAGAATGATTTGAAAAAGATAGATAAGGACGTATATCGTACTAAAAAAAATAGGTGTCCATCTAAGAAGTTGAAAGAACATTATGGAAATTATGGTGAATATGAAATGTTAGAATGTAATGGTAGTAACTGTCGGTGGCGGTATGAAAAAGGTGATGATAGTTGGTACCGAAGCTTTGAATGTGGTAAGGGGAAAACTTATGAGCGTTATTAAATATGAATCTTGAAAGATTGATGTTGAAAAAAGTTATTCTCCAAAAATAATTCGTTAATATCCATTGGCAGAAAATGAAGAACGACTTATCAAGATGATTATTGTCCGCATCTCCTTCTGAAACCTTAATTTTTTTAATGCTTATTCCTTTTTCTCGCGGAAGGCTTTGGGCGTCATTCCTGTCATACGTTTGAAAAATTTCCCGAAGAAGCCAACGTCAATAAAGTTCAGTTCGTTGGAAATTTCTTGAATGTCCTTTTGCGATGATTGCAAAAGAACTTTTGCGTCTAGGGCTATATATTCGTCAATCCATTGCTTTGCGCCTTTGCCGCTCATTTCTTCAACGACTGTAGAAAGATATTTTGGGGTGACGAAAAGTTCGTCGGCGTAATGTTTGACGCTGTGATGCTCGCGGTGTTCTTCTTCGACTTTTTGCAAGAAAGCGTTGAATAAAGCTTTCTTGCGGTTGGATCCTTGCGGTTCGTAGTTCTTTTGCTTTACAAAGTCCATGCATTCAAAGACGATGGAAATGACTAGGCTTTTGATAATTTGGTAGTGGTATGGATTATTTTTTGTAACTTTGATTTTTTCTTGCAGATGCCTGAAAGATTTTTTTATTTGATCGAAATCTTCTCCGTCCCTTTGCTGGATGGGCGCTTGCTTTGCGGCCTGAAAAAGTTGCAAACTGTCTTTGACTTGTGACATTAAATCGTTCATCGTGTCTATAGAACATGCGATACATAACGGTTTTATATCATCGCTTGTTTGAATGACATGAATGATTTGCCCGGGGAATGCAACAAAAATACAGCCTTTTTCAAGCTCGTATGTTGTTGTATTCACTTCGATTGTGCTGTGGCCTTTTTCAATCAAAAATAATGCGATACCTTGTAGGTAAAAATAGCCGGATGTATCAAACCCTTCAATGTTTTCAAAAAAGACAATTTTCCCTGGAACAGTGTTGGACTGCTTTAAAAAATCTAATAGGGAAAGGTCTGCCTTTTTTATGTTGTTTACATTTGTGGGTTTTCTTTTCATAAAAACTAAAAACGATGATTTGAAATTTCTCCTTGTAAAAATTACCTCAATTTTGCCTAAAAAGTCACTAAAAAGTTTGAATTATGGTAAAAATTTCTGTTTTTGGCGAAATTTTAACCTTATAATTGACGAGCCTAAATCATATTTTTTAAAGTATGAATACGAAATTGTACATACTTCCTCTTTTGATATTGTCTCTTGTTGCTTGCGAAAGTGACTTCAATTCTCGCAACGATAAGAAAATCGCTCAGAAAAAAACGCCGATAGTTAAAGTCGAGACTATTGTCGCTAAAAATTCGAATGTCGGCAGCTCGTTGCGTTACGCGGGTTCTGTAGCCGAAGTCGCGACAACGATGGTGAGCTTTTCTTCGCCGGGGACGGTGAAGTCAGTGCGTGTGACCGAAGGCAAAAAGGTGAACAAGGGTGCGCTCGTGGCGACCTTGGATGATACTTCTGCAAAGAGTGCTCTGGAAATCGCTTCTGCTTTAAAAAATCAGGCGGAAGATGCGCGCGCCCGTATGGAAAAGTTGCACGAGAACAAGACCATCTCTGAAATCCAGTGGATGGATGTCGAAAGTAAGTACAGGCAGGCGATTGCCGCAGAAAAGCTTGCGCAAAAGGCGCTGGATGATTGCAAACTTTACGCCCCTGCAACGGGAATTGTGGCGGGCAAATCGCTTGAAGTCGGGCAGAATGTGGTGCCGAGCGCTCCTGTGTTTCGCATCGTGAATATCGCGACGGTTAAGGCGGTCGTTGCCGTTCCTGAAAAAGATGTGGCTTCGCTCAATGTGGGTGATAAGGTTGAAGTTCGCGTCGGTGCGCTTGGTGGTAAAGCTTTTGAAGGGAAGATTACAAATAAGGGGATTTCTGCAAACCCGCTTTCGCGTTCTTACCAAATCGAAGCAGAACTGAAAAATAAGAGCGGCGAACTTTTGCCGGGAATGCTTTTGGAAATGACCATTGATAGCAAAAATTCTGTGACGGGTGTTGAACTCCCTGCATCCGCTGTACTTTTGGATGAATACAATCGCTCTTTTGTTTGGGTTGTCCGTGGTGGAAAAACGACAAGAAAAAATGTTGAAACCTCTCTAGGAAATGGTTCGCAGCTTTTGGTGCAAGGAATTGACGATGGTGATTCCGTTGTGGTAAAGGGTATGTCTAAGGTGGGCGAGGGTGACCGAGTTCAAACGGCAAATCAGGCTGTTGCTCGATAGGGGGATTCTATGAAAAAGAAACGTTCCTTTGTTGAAATAGCCATGCGCTATCGCGGCATTGTGTTTATGCTTTGCTGCTTTTTGGTGCTGTTTGGCATTTATGGCCTTTCCGCCAACCGAAAAAATGAGTTCCCTGAATTTACGGTGCGTCAGGGCGTTGTGATTGCAGTTTATCCAGGTGCCACTGTAAAAGAAGTTGAAGACCGTGTTACGAAACCGCTTGAAGACTACATCTTTACTTACGGCGATGTCAAAAAGAGCAAAACGACTTCTATGACTCGCGATGGCATGGCGATTGTTCAGGTGGCGCTCGAAGATTACGTGTATGACAAAGATGGGTTTTGGAGTCGCTTTAAGCATGGTGTTTCGCAGTTCAAGTCGAGTTTGCCTGCTGGAGTCCTTGCGATTATTGTGATGGATGATTTTGGCGATGCTTCGTCGATGCTTTTGGCGATAGAAAGCAAGAATAAAACTTATCGTGAATTGGGTGAATATCTTGACGGACTTGCGGATAACTTAAGACCGCTTGAAAGTGTCGGCCGCATTACGCGTTTTGGCGAACAGAAAGACCAGATTTCTATTTATCTGGATAACGAAAAACTTTCCCAATATGGGCTGGGCTACAAGTCGGTGACCGCGTTCCTTTCGGGGCAAGGCCTCGTGAATATTGCGGGAACCTTAAGGGACGGCGATTACAACCACCCGATTTATGTGGAAAGTGGCGTGAATTCTTTAGAAAGTGTCCGCGAAACAATTGTCTTTAGTGCGCCTGACGGAAGTGTGGTTCGCTTGAAAGATGTAGCCCGTGTGGAACGCGAGTATCCCGATCGTACGGCCTACATCGAGGTGAACGGCAACAAGTGCGTGATGCTTAGCATCGAAATGAAAAAAGGCCACGACATCGTGAAAATGGGCAAGGAAATAAAACAGGTGCTTTCGGAATTTGAAAGCAGCTTGCCTGAAGAAGTCAAGATGTTCCGCATTACGGACCAGACGGAAGTTGTTGGCAAAAGTATTGATGACTTTTTGAGAGAAATCTTGGTTGCCGTATTGGCGGTTATTATTGTGGTCGTTCTGCTGCAGCCCTTCAAGGTGGCGCTGATTGCGGCTTCGACTATTCCCATATCCATCTTCATTTCGCTTGGGCTTTTCTTTGGCCTCGGCTACGAAATAAACGGTGTGACGCTTGCAGCTTTGATGGTGTCGCTGGGAATGATTGTAGATAATTCCATCGTGATATTGGATGATTATCAAGAACGAATTTATGGGCCTGGTTCTCGTTGGAGGGCGGCGGAACATAGCGCTGTGCATTTCTTGAAATCGATTTTTTCGGCAACGCTTGCCATAAGCATTACCTTCTTCCCGTTCTTGGTGACGATGAATGGAATGTTTAGCGATTTTGTGACAACATTCCCGTGGGCGGTGACTATCGTTCTTTCGATTTCTTTGCTCGTGGCGATATTTATTGTTCCCTATTTGCAATTTGCTTTCTTAAAACCGAAGACAAAAAAGAAGAGCAAGTATTCTTTTGAGAGCGTCTCGAACTTTATCTATGAACGCGTTTTGAGAACTTGTTTCAGGTTCCCCAAATTGACCATTCTTGTGGCGGTTATTTGTGTTGTCTTGGGCGCGGTTATGATTATTTCTCGCCCCATAAAACTCATGCCGATTGCGGAACGCAACCAGTTCTCTGTGGAATTTTATTTGCCGAACGGGACTTCAATTAATCAGACTTCTGCCGTGGCGGATAGCATGAAGTGTATCTTGGAAAAAGATCCGAGAGTCACCTACATTACGACATTCAAGGGAATGTCTTCGCCGCGTTTTCATATGACTTATGCACCGCAATTTGCCGGTGAAAATTTTGCGCAGTTTATCGTAAATACCGAAAGTGCTCATGCTACAGAAGAGATTATCAAGGAGTATTCGGAAAAATATGTAGATCATTTTGCAAATGTATTTGTGCGCTTTAAACAGCTCAGCTTTAGCGATGCCGCTTCGCCAATAGAAATTAGAATCTCTGATGGAACGGATGAAAACCGTAAAGTTGCAAGTGATAAGGTGAAAAATTATTTGCGGGGTCTCCCAGGTGTTTATCTTGTTCGCAGTTCCTATGGAGAACCTT
This genomic stretch from Fibrobacter sp. UWB16 harbors:
- a CDS encoding efflux RND transporter permease subunit, producing the protein MKKKRSFVEIAMRYRGIVFMLCCFLVLFGIYGLSANRKNEFPEFTVRQGVVIAVYPGATVKEVEDRVTKPLEDYIFTYGDVKKSKTTSMTRDGMAIVQVALEDYVYDKDGFWSRFKHGVSQFKSSLPAGVLAIIVMDDFGDASSMLLAIESKNKTYRELGEYLDGLADNLRPLESVGRITRFGEQKDQISIYLDNEKLSQYGLGYKSVTAFLSGQGLVNIAGTLRDGDYNHPIYVESGVNSLESVRETIVFSAPDGSVVRLKDVARVEREYPDRTAYIEVNGNKCVMLSIEMKKGHDIVKMGKEIKQVLSEFESSLPEEVKMFRITDQTEVVGKSIDDFLREILVAVLAVIIVVVLLQPFKVALIAASTIPISIFISLGLFFGLGYEINGVTLAALMVSLGMIVDNSIVILDDYQERIYGPGSRWRAAEHSAVHFLKSIFSATLAISITFFPFLVTMNGMFSDFVTTFPWAVTIVLSISLLVAIFIVPYLQFAFLKPKTKKKSKYSFESVSNFIYERVLRTCFRFPKLTILVAVICVVLGAVMIISRPIKLMPIAERNQFSVEFYLPNGTSINQTSAVADSMKCILEKDPRVTYITTFKGMSSPRFHMTYAPQFAGENFAQFIVNTESAHATEEIIKEYSEKYVDHFANVFVRFKQLSFSDAASPIEIRISDGTDENRKVASDKVKNYLRGLPGVYLVRSSYGEPLSGIKVSLDENASKLGVNQFSVEAMLASRYNAGFPIATLWEGNRNVPVVLKGTHADSASFLNLENEQIATYGGLSNAPLRQIAEFSPVFNEGARDRRNGLPTVTISAEVSPGVSANDLALKHFESLKKLTASEGVKLELGGEAASVIETLPGLLKGLVVAVAMMFLIMVWHFRRIRTALMLFSLLSLSTFGTGVAMWIMDLDFTITGVLGMVSLLGIMVRNGIIMIDYAEELKRDEHLDSKNAIYNSALRRMRPIFLTSAAASAGVLPMMLSGDGLWVPMAIIIFWGTLVTMCLILTVLPVAYWGVSCMKFRRRKVISG
- a CDS encoding efflux RND transporter periplasmic adaptor subunit; this encodes MNTKLYILPLLILSLVACESDFNSRNDKKIAQKKTPIVKVETIVAKNSNVGSSLRYAGSVAEVATTMVSFSSPGTVKSVRVTEGKKVNKGALVATLDDTSAKSALEIASALKNQAEDARARMEKLHENKTISEIQWMDVESKYRQAIAAEKLAQKALDDCKLYAPATGIVAGKSLEVGQNVVPSAPVFRIVNIATVKAVVAVPEKDVASLNVGDKVEVRVGALGGKAFEGKITNKGISANPLSRSYQIEAELKNKSGELLPGMLLEMTIDSKNSVTGVELPASAVLLDEYNRSFVWVVRGGKTTRKNVETSLGNGSQLLVQGIDDGDSVVVKGMSKVGEGDRVQTANQAVAR
- a CDS encoding AraC family transcriptional regulator, whose product is MKRKPTNVNNIKKADLSLLDFLKQSNTVPGKIVFFENIEGFDTSGYFYLQGIALFLIEKGHSTIEVNTTTYELEKGCIFVAFPGQIIHVIQTSDDIKPLCIACSIDTMNDLMSQVKDSLQLFQAAKQAPIQQRDGEDFDQIKKSFRHLQEKIKVTKNNPYHYQIIKSLVISIVFECMDFVKQKNYEPQGSNRKKALFNAFLQKVEEEHREHHSVKHYADELFVTPKYLSTVVEEMSGKGAKQWIDEYIALDAKVLLQSSQKDIQEISNELNFIDVGFFGKFFKRMTGMTPKAFREKKE
- a CDS encoding energy-coupling factor transporter transmembrane component T, whose product is MTKQSRNLAFALDPRTKLFLAAVANGMIFSAPLVYSLLMVVVASILLLLEGKWKFVCTFFFVYLCAGFFFGQAKNLDIGTSGTIILASLFLMYRIMPACAVLYYVITTTKVNEFLACMSRMHVSNKVTIPLIVMIRFFPTVYDESRAIGNAMRMRGIRLLSLRTLKSPVAFLEYRLVPLLVSVTKIGDELSIAAVTRGLSAETKRTCIATIGFRWVDFVVIAYCVAVVLFYVIPGLTGNLPSV
- a CDS encoding ABC transporter ATP-binding protein, whose translation is MNISLKKISFSYSDSLDDAILKNLNLEIRSGECVVLAGESGCGKTTISKLINGLIPHYHSGTMDGDVLLGGKNTSDMTLADISRVVGSVFQNPRSQFFNIDTDCELAFGCENLGMDPEEIKQRVENVVQEFHLEHLLGRSIFNLSGGEKQKIACASVSATGPEIFVLDEPSANLDLKTIADLKEIVSRWKKAGKTVVIVEHRLYYLRDVADRICYVKDGQIAYEWTPAELEAKGPEYAASLGLRCMNLEMLNSVCHPGAEGDRDHYFSCSQLRRDYQPCDVIASEAKQSIAKSIVFTNLTFAYHKKHPILDIDRLELPCGQITALVGHNGAGKSTLAQVLCGLQGSWRQKRAACKRGTYLIMQDVNHQLFTESVLDEVLLGMKPQDENLALEILEGLNLKQYADNHPMALSGGQKQRVAIGSGISSGCDVVVFDEPTSGLDYRQMLAVSATLKKLATSGKTLLVITHDPEFILNSCQSVIRMERGKIVEQYPLLGNEERLIKTMVESFGTFLQ